A stretch of [Clostridium] scindens DNA encodes these proteins:
- a CDS encoding DNA-methyltransferase, with amino-acid sequence MNGLKTDTIINRDALYALRELPEESVHCCVTSPPYYALRDYGLDMQIGREDTPEQYIDRLTEVFRELRRVLRSDGTLWLNIADTYCGTGNKGYHADPKNPKGRNGQQIARNNRVSGCKQKDLIGIPWLLAFALRADGWYLRSDIIWQKENPMPESVKDRPTRCYEHIFLLTKSKKYFYDAAAIAEPLAPTTAARYRTGRSAGQKYADEVPGQGNVQGLNRARSGSYYDEALMPTMRNRRDVWLINTVPYKGGHFAAFPPKLAETCIKAGCPKGGVVLDPFFGSGTTGAAAKQLDRHYIGIEINAEYCALARARIGGTDT; translated from the coding sequence ATGAACGGGCTGAAAACTGACACCATCATCAACCGGGACGCGCTCTATGCCTTGCGGGAGCTTCCAGAGGAAAGCGTACACTGTTGCGTCACAAGCCCGCCCTACTATGCACTTAGGGATTACGGGCTTGATATGCAGATTGGGCGGGAGGACACGCCGGAGCAGTACATTGACAGGCTGACCGAGGTTTTCCGCGAGCTGCGCCGGGTACTGCGTTCTGACGGTACGCTCTGGCTGAATATCGCGGACACCTACTGCGGCACAGGGAACAAGGGCTACCATGCAGACCCGAAGAACCCGAAAGGCAGAAACGGACAGCAGATTGCAAGAAACAACCGCGTTTCCGGCTGCAAACAAAAGGACTTAATCGGTATCCCTTGGCTTTTAGCCTTTGCCCTACGCGCTGACGGGTGGTATTTACGGAGCGACATTATCTGGCAGAAAGAAAACCCCATGCCGGAGAGCGTGAAAGACCGCCCTACCCGCTGCTATGAACATATCTTTCTGCTTACGAAGTCAAAGAAGTATTTTTATGACGCAGCCGCCATAGCCGAGCCGTTAGCCCCCACAACGGCGGCGCGGTACCGCACCGGGCGCAGCGCGGGACAGAAATATGCGGACGAAGTACCCGGACAGGGGAACGTACAGGGGCTTAACCGGGCGCGAAGCGGCAGCTACTACGACGAAGCCCTCATGCCGACCATGCGGAACAGGCGGGACGTGTGGCTTATCAATACCGTTCCCTACAAGGGCGGGCATTTCGCCGCGTTCCCGCCAAAACTTGCCGAAACCTGTATCAAGGCGGGCTGTCCGAAAGGCGGCGTTGTGCTTGACCCCTTTTTCGGCAGCGGCACGACGGGGGCAGCCGCAAAGCAGCTTGACAGGCATTATATAGGCATTGAGATAAACGCCGAGTATTGCGCCCTTGCAAGGGCGCGGATTGGAGGGACAGACACATAA
- a CDS encoding VirB4-like conjugal transfer ATPase, CD1110 family, with protein sequence MQKETRRNSAAGSTKPNPPRKLTRAEKKQIAEIIRQAKGDGKAHTAQQTIPYIQMYPDGICKVTGRKYSKTVAFEDINYQLAQADDKTAIFENWCDFLNYFDASVSVQLSFINQGTQRGEAEKAVNIPAQEDAFNSIRTEYRDMLKNQLAKGNNGLVKAKYITFAIEADSLGAAKSRLARIETDVLNNFKLLGVSARPMTGYERLKMLHGIFHPEGGQFAFDFSWLAPSGLSTKDFIAPSSFRFGEGRYFRMGRKIGAVSFLEILAPELNDRILSDILDLETGVIVNLHIHSIDQTEAIKTIKRKITDLDKMKIEEQKKAVRSGYDMDIIPSDLATFGSEAKNLLQDLQSRNERMFLLTFLVVNMADTKRKLENDVFAAAGIAQKNNCALTRLDYQQEAGLMSSVPLGENLIAIQRGLTTSSTAIFIPFITQELFQTGAALYYGLNALSNNMILCDRKQLKNPNGLILGTPGSGKSFAAKREMTNAFLITDDDIIICDPEAEYFSLVQRLDGQVIRLSPTGKGIDGKLQYVNPMDINLNYSEDDSPLALKSDFILSLCELVIGGKEGLQPVDKTVIDRAVRNVYRPFLADPDPEKMPILGDLYDELLKQPEPEAARIAAALELYVSGSLNVFNHRTNVELSNRLVCFDIKQLGKQLKKLGMLIVQDQVWNRVTVNRAERKSTRYFMDEFHLLLKEEQTAAYSVEIWKRFRKWGGIPTAITQNVKDLLASREVENIFENSDFVLMLNQAAGDRAILAKQLNISPQQMKYVTHTEAGEGLIFYGNVVLPFVDRFPKDTELYRVMTTKPEEVGEA encoded by the coding sequence TTGCAAAAGGAAACACGAAGAAACAGCGCGGCGGGAAGCACAAAGCCTAACCCGCCCCGCAAGCTCACCCGCGCCGAGAAAAAGCAGATTGCGGAAATCATCAGACAGGCAAAGGGCGACGGGAAAGCGCACACCGCGCAGCAGACAATCCCCTATATCCAGATGTACCCGGACGGTATCTGCAAGGTTACGGGACGGAAATACTCAAAGACCGTCGCCTTTGAAGATATTAACTATCAGCTTGCACAGGCAGACGACAAGACCGCCATTTTTGAGAACTGGTGCGACTTCCTCAACTACTTTGACGCTTCCGTTTCGGTGCAGCTCTCTTTCATCAATCAGGGGACGCAGCGGGGCGAAGCGGAGAAAGCGGTCAATATCCCGGCACAGGAGGACGCTTTCAATTCTATCCGCACAGAATACCGGGATATGCTGAAAAACCAGCTTGCAAAGGGCAACAACGGGCTTGTCAAGGCAAAATACATCACCTTTGCCATTGAAGCCGACAGTCTGGGCGCGGCGAAATCCCGCCTTGCCCGTATCGAAACGGACGTACTCAACAACTTTAAGCTCTTGGGCGTGTCTGCCCGCCCCATGACAGGCTATGAACGCCTTAAAATGCTGCATGGCATTTTCCACCCGGAGGGCGGGCAGTTTGCCTTTGATTTTTCATGGCTTGCCCCGTCCGGGCTTTCCACAAAGGACTTTATCGCCCCGTCCTCTTTCCGTTTTGGCGAGGGGCGGTATTTCCGCATGGGGCGCAAAATCGGCGCGGTTTCATTCCTTGAAATCCTTGCGCCGGAATTAAACGACCGTATCTTATCCGACATTCTGGACTTGGAAACGGGCGTTATCGTCAATCTGCATATCCACAGTATCGACCAGACCGAAGCCATAAAGACAATCAAGCGGAAAATCACCGACCTTGACAAAATGAAAATCGAGGAACAGAAAAAGGCGGTACGCAGCGGCTATGACATGGATATAATCCCGTCCGACCTTGCCACGTTCGGCAGCGAAGCGAAAAATCTCTTACAGGACTTGCAGAGCCGCAACGAGCGTATGTTTCTGCTCACGTTCCTTGTGGTGAACATGGCAGACACAAAAAGGAAACTGGAAAATGACGTGTTCGCGGCGGCGGGCATTGCACAGAAGAACAACTGCGCCTTGACCCGCCTTGACTACCAACAGGAAGCGGGGCTTATGTCCTCTGTACCGCTTGGGGAGAACCTTATCGCCATACAGCGGGGGCTTACCACGTCAAGCACCGCTATCTTTATCCCCTTTATCACACAGGAGCTTTTCCAGACGGGCGCGGCTTTATACTATGGCTTGAACGCCCTTTCTAACAACATGATACTCTGCGACCGCAAGCAGCTTAAAAACCCCAACGGCTTAATCTTAGGAACGCCGGGAAGCGGGAAATCCTTTGCCGCCAAACGGGAAATGACAAACGCTTTCCTCATTACAGACGACGATATTATCATCTGCGACCCGGAAGCCGAGTATTTTTCCCTTGTGCAGCGGCTTGACGGGCAAGTGATACGCTTGTCGCCTACGGGCAAGGGCATTGACGGGAAGCTCCAGTATGTGAACCCTATGGATATTAACCTCAATTACAGCGAGGACGACAGCCCCCTTGCGCTGAAATCCGACTTTATCCTCTCCCTCTGCGAGCTTGTCATAGGCGGCAAGGAGGGCTTGCAGCCCGTCGATAAGACCGTCATTGACCGCGCCGTTAGGAACGTGTACCGCCCTTTCCTTGCAGACCCCGACCCGGAGAAAATGCCGATTTTGGGCGACCTCTACGACGAGCTTTTGAAGCAGCCGGAGCCGGAAGCGGCGCGTATCGCGGCGGCGTTGGAGCTTTATGTTTCCGGGAGCCTTAACGTCTTTAACCACAGGACGAATGTAGAGCTTTCAAACCGCCTTGTCTGCTTTGACATCAAGCAGCTTGGGAAGCAGCTCAAAAAATTAGGTATGCTCATTGTGCAGGACCAGGTATGGAACCGCGTCACCGTCAACCGGGCAGAAAGGAAATCCACCCGGTATTTTATGGACGAATTTCATCTTCTCTTGAAAGAGGAACAGACCGCCGCCTATTCCGTTGAAATCTGGAAGCGTTTCAGAAAATGGGGCGGCATACCCACAGCCATTACGCAGAACGTCAAGGATTTGCTTGCTTCCCGCGAAGTGGAGAATATCTTTGAAAACTCTGATTTTGTCCTCATGCTCAATCAGGCGGCGGGCGACCGGGCTATCCTTGCAAAGCAGCTCAACATCTCCCCGCAGCAGATGAAGTATGTCACCCACACCGAAGCGGGCGAGGGGCTTATCTTCTACGGAAACGTGGTGCTGCCCTTTGTAGACCGCTTCCCGAAAGACACCGAGCTTTACCGGGTAATGACGACGAAGCCGGAGGAAGTGGGCGAAGCATGA
- a CDS encoding PrgI family protein, whose amino-acid sequence MAYVPVPKDLSKVKTKVAFNLTKRQIVCFAAALLFGLPLFFLLKDSTGTSLASMAMIAVMLPCFLFAMYEKHGQPLEVVVKNIIQTKFIAPKERPYRTDNFYSVLERQRKLEKEVSAIAKGNTKKQRGGKHKA is encoded by the coding sequence TTGGCGTATGTACCCGTACCCAAAGACTTATCCAAAGTCAAGACAAAAGTAGCGTTCAACCTTACCAAACGGCAGATTGTATGTTTTGCGGCGGCTCTCCTGTTCGGCTTGCCGCTTTTCTTTCTGCTCAAAGACAGCACAGGCACAAGCCTTGCGTCTATGGCTATGATTGCCGTCATGCTGCCCTGTTTCCTCTTTGCCATGTATGAGAAGCATGGACAGCCCCTTGAAGTGGTGGTGAAGAACATCATTCAGACGAAATTCATAGCCCCCAAAGAACGACCATACAGGACAGACAACTTTTATTCCGTCTTAGAACGGCAGAGAAAACTTGAAAAGGAGGTATCAGCGATTGCAAAAGGAAACACGAAGAAACAGCGCGGCGGGAAGCACAAAGCCTAA
- a CDS encoding VirB6/TrbL-like conjugal transfer protein, CD1112 family, with protein MQSILDAINEWIKEILIGAINGNLSTMFGDVNEKVGTIAAEVGQTPQGWNANIFSMIQTLSENVIVPIAGLVITYVLCYELISMVTEKNNMHDVDTSMFFKWVFKAFVAVYLVTHTFDITMAVFDMAQHVVSGAAGVIGGSTEIDVAAALASMQDGLDAMEIPELLLLVMETSLVSLCMKIMSVLITVILYGRMIEIYLYCSVSPIPFATMTNREWGQIGNNYLKSLFAIGFQGFLIMICVGIYAVLVNNMIIADNLHSAIFSLAAYTVILCFSLFKSGALAKSIFSAH; from the coding sequence ATGCAGAGCATACTTGACGCGATTAACGAATGGATAAAGGAAATCCTCATAGGAGCCATAAACGGTAATCTGTCAACTATGTTCGGGGACGTAAACGAGAAAGTCGGCACTATCGCCGCAGAGGTAGGGCAGACCCCGCAAGGGTGGAACGCAAATATATTCTCCATGATACAGACCCTTAGTGAGAATGTAATCGTACCCATTGCGGGGCTTGTCATTACCTACGTCCTATGCTATGAGCTTATCAGCATGGTAACGGAAAAGAACAATATGCACGACGTTGACACTTCCATGTTCTTCAAGTGGGTGTTCAAGGCGTTTGTGGCAGTCTACCTTGTGACGCACACCTTTGACATCACTATGGCGGTGTTCGATATGGCGCAGCACGTTGTTTCCGGCGCGGCGGGGGTAATCGGCGGCAGCACAGAGATTGATGTTGCCGCCGCCCTTGCTTCCATGCAGGACGGGCTTGACGCTATGGAAATCCCCGAACTGCTCTTACTTGTCATGGAAACAAGCCTTGTGAGCTTGTGCATGAAAATCATGTCCGTACTGATAACCGTTATCCTCTACGGGCGCATGATAGAGATTTACCTTTACTGTTCGGTATCGCCTATCCCGTTTGCAACAATGACGAACCGGGAATGGGGGCAGATAGGAAACAACTACCTCAAATCCCTGTTCGCTATCGGTTTTCAAGGCTTCCTCATTATGATATGCGTCGGCATTTACGCGGTTCTGGTAAACAACATGATAATAGCGGACAATCTGCACAGTGCGATATTCTCCCTTGCAGCCTATACCGTTATCCTCTGTTTCTCCCTGTTCAAATCCGGCGCACTGGCGAAGTCGATATTCTCCGCGCATTAG
- a CDS encoding Maff2 family mobile element protein, whose protein sequence is MAFFNSAVDVLQTLVVALGAGLGIWGVINLMEGYGNDNPGAKSQGMKQLMAGGGVALIGMTLVPLLSSLFG, encoded by the coding sequence ATGGCATTTTTCAATAGCGCAGTAGACGTTTTGCAGACCCTTGTTGTAGCACTTGGAGCCGGGCTTGGTATCTGGGGCGTAATCAATCTGATGGAGGGCTACGGCAATGACAATCCGGGCGCGAAGAGCCAGGGCATGAAGCAGCTTATGGCGGGCGGCGGCGTTGCCCTTATCGGCATGACCCTTGTACCGCTGCTTTCCAGCTTGTTCGGTTAA
- a CDS encoding VirD4-like conjugal transfer protein, CD1115 family has translation MKPEIKKLLILNLPYLLFVWLFDKVGAAVRLSPGADASAKLLHLGDGFTAAFSSIAPSFHPIDLLIGIAGAVIVRLIIYTKGKNAKKYRRGTEYGSARWGGTDDIKPYTDPVFENNIPLTQTERLTMNSRPKQPKYARNKNILVIGGSGSGKTRFFVKPSLMQCTSKDFPTSYIVTDPKGTLILETGKMLQRYKYRIKVLNTINFKKSMKYNPFAYLRSEKDILKLVNTIIANTKGDGEKSGEDFWVKAEKLYYTALIGYIWYEAPEDEKNFTTLLEMINASEAREDDEDFQNPVDLMFERLEEKDPEHFAVKQYRKYKLAAGKTAKSILISCGARLAPFDIKELRELMETDEMELDTIGDRKTALFVIISDTDDTFNFVVSILYTQLFNLLCDKADDEYGGRLPVHVRCLLDEFANIGQIPKFEKLIATIRSREISASIILQSQSQLKAIYKDNADTIVGNCDTTLFLGGKEKTTLKEISEILGKETIDSFNTSETRGRELSHGLNYQKLGKQLMTEDEIAVMDGGKCILQLRGVRPFFSDKFDITKHPKYKYLSDADPKNAFDMEKHLKRRPAIVKPDEVFDYYEIDAADLQEDADHEET, from the coding sequence ATGAAGCCGGAAATCAAGAAGCTGCTTATCTTAAATCTCCCGTATCTGCTCTTTGTCTGGCTCTTTGATAAAGTGGGCGCGGCTGTCCGGCTCTCCCCCGGCGCGGACGCGAGCGCAAAGCTGCTACATCTTGGGGACGGTTTTACCGCCGCCTTTTCCAGTATCGCGCCGAGCTTCCACCCGATAGATTTACTTATCGGCATTGCGGGGGCGGTCATTGTCCGGCTGATTATCTACACCAAAGGCAAGAACGCGAAGAAATACCGCCGCGGGACAGAATACGGTTCGGCGCGTTGGGGCGGGACTGACGACATAAAGCCGTACACCGACCCGGTATTTGAGAACAATATCCCGCTTACGCAGACGGAACGGCTCACCATGAACAGCCGCCCGAAGCAGCCGAAATACGCAAGAAACAAAAATATCCTTGTAATCGGCGGTTCCGGCAGCGGCAAGACCCGGTTCTTTGTGAAACCGTCGCTCATGCAATGTACGTCAAAGGATTTTCCAACGTCGTATATCGTCACTGACCCGAAAGGAACACTGATTTTGGAAACCGGGAAAATGTTACAGCGGTACAAATACCGTATCAAAGTGCTAAATACGATTAACTTCAAAAAATCCATGAAATACAATCCCTTTGCCTATCTGCGGAGCGAAAAGGACATTTTGAAGTTAGTCAATACCATTATCGCCAACACCAAAGGCGACGGGGAAAAATCCGGCGAGGATTTCTGGGTGAAAGCGGAAAAGCTCTACTACACCGCGCTAATCGGCTACATCTGGTATGAAGCCCCGGAGGACGAGAAGAACTTCACGACGCTGCTTGAGATGATAAATGCGTCGGAAGCCCGCGAGGACGACGAGGATTTCCAGAACCCGGTTGACCTCATGTTTGAACGTCTGGAAGAAAAAGACCCGGAGCATTTCGCTGTCAAGCAGTACCGCAAATATAAACTTGCGGCGGGCAAGACCGCAAAAAGCATACTTATCTCATGCGGCGCGAGGTTAGCCCCATTCGACATTAAGGAGCTGCGGGAGCTTATGGAAACCGACGAAATGGAGCTCGACACCATAGGCGACAGAAAGACCGCCCTTTTCGTCATCATCAGCGACACCGACGACACTTTTAACTTTGTCGTTTCAATCCTTTACACACAGCTATTCAACTTGCTTTGTGACAAGGCAGATGATGAATACGGCGGGCGGCTTCCCGTCCATGTTAGGTGCTTACTTGATGAATTTGCGAATATCGGGCAGATACCAAAGTTTGAAAAGCTCATTGCAACGATACGGAGCCGGGAAATATCCGCGTCAATCATCTTGCAGAGCCAGTCACAGCTAAAGGCAATCTACAAGGACAACGCCGATACCATAGTCGGCAACTGCGACACCACGCTTTTCTTGGGCGGCAAGGAGAAAACCACCCTTAAAGAAATATCGGAAATTTTAGGAAAAGAAACGATAGACAGCTTTAACACTTCCGAAACAAGGGGGCGGGAGCTTTCGCATGGGCTGAACTATCAGAAATTGGGAAAGCAGCTTATGACGGAAGATGAAATTGCAGTCATGGACGGAGGGAAATGTATCTTGCAGCTACGAGGGGTGCGCCCGTTCTTTTCGGACAAATTCGACATAACGAAGCACCCGAAATACAAGTACCTGTCCGACGCAGACCCGAAGAACGCCTTTGACATGGAAAAGCACCTTAAACGCCGCCCCGCCATTGTCAAGCCCGACGAGGTTTTTGACTATTACGAGATTGACGCGGCAGACTTACAGGAGGACGCAGACCATGAGGAAACGTAG
- a CDS encoding PcfB family protein, translated as MQDEVNEKTIALYIKTGKLTAQTLQKAMKAILSKGKKQLSKPPQGKQSLKQLMKQNAGVSNIEITEGNIKAFESTAKKYGIDFALKKDATESPPRYLVFFKGRDADVLTAAFKEFSAKKLTQEKKPSIRKLLSTLKEAAQGKNAERAKVKNKDREVSL; from the coding sequence TTGCAGGACGAAGTAAACGAAAAGACCATAGCCCTTTACATCAAGACCGGGAAGCTGACCGCGCAGACGCTCCAAAAGGCAATGAAAGCCATACTGTCAAAGGGAAAAAAGCAGCTTTCCAAACCGCCACAGGGCAAGCAGAGCTTAAAGCAGCTTATGAAGCAGAACGCGGGCGTTTCCAACATTGAGATTACCGAGGGCAATATCAAAGCCTTTGAGAGTACGGCGAAAAAGTACGGTATCGACTTTGCGCTGAAAAAGGACGCGACGGAAAGCCCGCCCCGCTATCTGGTTTTCTTCAAGGGGCGGGACGCGGACGTGCTGACCGCAGCCTTTAAGGAATTTTCCGCAAAAAAGCTGACACAGGAGAAAAAGCCCTCAATCCGAAAGCTGCTCTCTACCCTCAAAGAAGCTGCACAGGGCAAGAACGCGGAACGGGCAAAGGTCAAGAACAAAGACAGGGAGGTATCGCTATGA
- a CDS encoding DUF5348 domain-containing protein, with amino-acid sequence MAQKMTGALVFDERTDRYDIRFDLNSYYGGLHCGECFDVFVRGKWKPTRIEYGDNWYLVGIRAEDLNGLRVRI; translated from the coding sequence ATGGCACAGAAAATGACAGGAGCATTGGTATTTGACGAGCGCACCGACCGTTACGACATCCGCTTTGACTTAAACAGCTACTACGGGGGCTTGCATTGCGGCGAGTGCTTTGACGTATTCGTGCGGGGCAAGTGGAAGCCGACCCGGATTGAGTACGGCGACAACTGGTATCTTGTGGGTATCAGAGCCGAGGACTTGAACGGGCTGCGGGTGCGTATCTGA
- a CDS encoding DUF6017 domain-containing protein, with protein MAVFRVERNKGYTVMSNHHLRNKELSLKAKGLLSQMLSLPEDWDYTLKGLSLINREKIDAIREAIKELERAGYIVRSRERDEKGRLRGADYVIFEQPQPPTPDLPTLENPTLDNPTQEKPTLEKPTLENPTQLNKDIQRTDLPKKEKIITDEQSTHSIPILSPNPSPCREAATPPERKGTEATAQSAVDIYREIIKDNIDYHILKQDMKFDSDRLDEIVDLMLETVCTARKRVRIAGDDYPAELVKSKFMKLDGEHIRFVLDCMRENTTKIRNIKQYLKAALFNAPSTIGNYYTSLVAHDMASGALSPKKPQYGDPDYYSFKPGESL; from the coding sequence ATGGCAGTTTTCAGAGTGGAACGGAACAAGGGCTACACCGTAATGAGCAACCACCACCTACGCAACAAGGAGCTTTCCCTAAAGGCAAAGGGGCTGTTGTCGCAAATGCTGTCACTCCCCGAAGATTGGGACTACACCTTGAAAGGCTTATCCCTTATCAACCGGGAGAAGATAGACGCTATCCGCGAAGCCATTAAGGAGCTTGAACGCGCCGGGTATATCGTCCGTTCAAGGGAGCGCGACGAGAAAGGACGCTTGCGTGGCGCAGACTATGTGATATTCGAGCAGCCGCAGCCGCCTACGCCGGATTTACCTACATTGGAAAATCCAACATTGGATAATCCAACGCAGGAAAAACCAACATTGGAAAAACCTACGTTGGAAAATCCAACGCAATTAAATAAAGATATACAAAGAACTGACTTACCAAAAAAAGAAAAAATAATTACTGATGAACAAAGTACCCATTCCATTCCTATCCTTTCCCCTAACCCCTCTCCTTGCAGAGAAGCGGCTACGCCGCCGGAACGGAAAGGAACGGAAGCGACAGCACAGAGCGCAGTTGATATATACCGGGAAATCATCAAGGACAATATCGACTACCACATTCTCAAACAGGACATGAAGTTTGACAGTGACAGGCTTGACGAGATTGTAGACCTCATGCTTGAAACGGTATGCACCGCCAGAAAGCGGGTACGGATTGCGGGGGACGACTACCCGGCAGAGCTTGTGAAATCTAAGTTTATGAAACTGGACGGCGAGCATATCCGCTTTGTGCTTGACTGTATGCGGGAGAACACAACGAAAATCCGCAACATCAAGCAATATCTGAAAGCAGCCCTTTTCAACGCCCCGTCCACTATCGGCAATTATTACACTTCCCTTGTCGCCCATGACATGGCAAGCGGCGCACTGTCACCGAAGAAGCCGCAGTACGGCGACCCGGACTATTATTCATTCAAACCGGGCGAAAGCCTGTAA
- a CDS encoding chorismate mutase translates to MTLDEIRVRIDAIDTQMKPLFVNRMECAAQVAAAKAKTGGDVFVLERELAIIEKRASDIDADIYDEYVAFLRHMMSVSRRYQYGILTDMQERVLKDALEESGLDGAKPHDQVEISFTCKKEASDLNLFMNMIRLNKVEIDGMNLTSKDAIQTIVMTLDGNIHDGNMKRLLCQIGKEADGFKIRDLK, encoded by the coding sequence ATGACGTTAGACGAGATCCGTGTACGGATAGATGCAATAGACACGCAGATGAAGCCATTATTTGTAAATCGTATGGAATGTGCGGCACAGGTAGCGGCAGCAAAGGCGAAGACGGGAGGAGACGTATTCGTATTAGAACGCGAGTTGGCGATTATCGAAAAACGCGCATCTGATATTGACGCTGATATCTACGATGAATATGTAGCATTTCTTAGACACATGATGAGCGTTAGCAGAAGATATCAATATGGGATACTTACGGATATGCAGGAGAGAGTCCTTAAGGACGCGCTTGAAGAGTCCGGGTTAGACGGGGCCAAACCTCATGATCAGGTAGAGATTTCATTTACCTGTAAAAAAGAAGCAAGCGATCTTAACCTGTTTATGAATATGATCAGATTGAATAAGGTTGAGATAGACGGTATGAATCTTACGTCAAAAGACGCCATTCAGACGATTGTTATGACACTTGACGGCAATATTCATGACGGCAATATGAAACGCCTGCTCTGCCAGATTGGAAAAGAGGCGGATGGATTCAAAATCCGGGATTTGAAGTAG
- a CDS encoding helix-turn-helix domain-containing protein, translating into MNYVTGYTIRRLREKKGITQKQLADMLAVSDKTVSKWETGKGLPDIGIIKELAEALQVSIAELLTGDVVKNENTSGNMKKMSFYVCPICANVIQSVGEGAFCCCGITLPRLEEEEKDDIHMPQVEVMDGEFHVFLEHEMTKEHYISFFAYVTSNYAQFVKLYPEQNAECRFTRRGHGAVYAYCNRHGLYKVLV; encoded by the coding sequence ATGAACTACGTTACAGGATATACCATCAGAAGGTTAAGAGAGAAAAAGGGAATTACCCAGAAGCAGCTGGCAGATATGCTGGCAGTCAGTGACAAGACAGTATCAAAATGGGAAACAGGTAAAGGCCTGCCTGATATTGGAATTATCAAGGAATTGGCCGAAGCGCTGCAGGTATCTATTGCAGAACTGCTGACAGGAGACGTGGTGAAAAACGAGAACACTTCAGGGAACATGAAGAAAATGAGTTTTTACGTGTGCCCCATCTGCGCGAATGTGATACAGTCGGTTGGCGAAGGCGCTTTCTGCTGCTGCGGGATCACGCTTCCCAGGCTTGAAGAGGAAGAAAAGGATGATATCCATATGCCGCAGGTGGAAGTTATGGACGGTGAATTCCATGTATTCCTGGAGCATGAGATGACCAAGGAGCACTACATCTCATTCTTTGCATATGTGACATCCAACTATGCCCAGTTTGTAAAACTGTATCCCGAGCAGAACGCAGAATGCCGCTTTACCAGACGGGGGCATGGCGCTGTCTATGCTTATTGCAACAGGCACGGGCTCTATAAAGTGCTGGTCTAA
- a CDS encoding NUDIX hydrolase N-terminal domain-containing protein, translating into MKKERKERWLTWAVELQSLAQAGLYYAQDRFDVERYERIREISAEMVSFKSEVGIEKVKNLFCSEAGYQTPKLDTRAAIFKEDKILLVKEMNGTWALPGGWVDVGLSVKENVIKEAKEEAGLDVTADMIIAVQDREKHNLPAYTYKICKIFVLCTSIGGTFKENNETIDSACFSLDELPELAIDKNTEEQIAMCFEAYHSKNWKTYLD; encoded by the coding sequence ATGAAAAAAGAGCGCAAGGAAAGATGGCTTACATGGGCGGTCGAATTGCAAAGTCTTGCCCAGGCAGGCCTGTACTATGCGCAGGATCGGTTCGATGTGGAGCGTTATGAGAGAATCCGGGAGATCTCTGCGGAAATGGTTTCTTTTAAATCAGAAGTGGGTATAGAGAAGGTAAAGAATTTATTCTGCAGCGAGGCAGGCTACCAGACACCCAAGCTGGATACGCGCGCAGCGATATTCAAGGAGGATAAAATCCTGCTTGTCAAGGAAATGAATGGGACGTGGGCGCTGCCCGGCGGATGGGTGGATGTGGGGCTATCCGTGAAGGAAAATGTAATAAAAGAAGCAAAAGAAGAGGCCGGGCTTGATGTCACGGCGGATATGATCATTGCAGTACAGGATCGGGAGAAGCATAATCTTCCGGCATATACATACAAGATATGCAAGATATTTGTACTGTGTACCTCCATTGGAGGAACATTTAAGGAGAATAATGAGACGATAGACAGCGCCTGCTTTTCCTTGGATGAACTGCCGGAGCTGGCCATCGACAAGAATACGGAAGAGCAGATCGCCATGTGTTTTGAAGCATACCATTCAAAGAATTGGAAAACCTACCTGGACTAA